CCTGGACCCGCGAACGGATGAGACCTTCCATCTCGCGAAGGTTCTTCGGCGCGACGACCCCTTGAACGGCGGCCCGCTGCTCGTCGTGCTTCGGGGGGTCCATGGCGATGAACATCGCGACGTCCATGAACCGGGGTGGTTGGCCGATGATGATGAAAGGCTCGGCAGAGAAGACCTCGTGATTCTTGTCAACCGCGATGATGTCGGCGTGCCGAGTGACCGACCAGAACGGGCCGAACGGGCTGTGGGGCTGGTAGTGCACGGGCGCTTCGTTGCGCACACGCTCGAAGTACGACTGCCACCGCCCCTGGCGGTACAGGAACGGGTTGCTCAGGTCGATGTCGGTCAGCTCGACCTCGTCCACCGGCGGGATCGGGGTCTCGACGAAGATCTTCTGCCCGTTCGTCCCGGTCACCCAACGACGAGTCTTGTCGTAGAGATGGGCGCCCCGGATCTGCAGCTCCATCGGGAGGGTCGACTGGACCTTCTCGCTCAGCGTGTCCGCAATGTTCATGATCATCGATCCACTTCTCCTTTCGATCACATCTGGAACTCGGGCAGCTGAACGACCAGGCCGTCCCACTCCTGCGACACCGCCATCTGGCAAGACAGCCGGGAGGTCGGCTGCCGCTCAGGATTCATCGACAGCATCTCCTCCTCGACGGGACCGGAGAGACCCACCACCTCAGACCACTGCGGGTCGACGATCACGTGACAGGTGCCGCACGCGGCCTCTCCCCCACAGTCACCGTCGATGCCCGGCACCATGTTGTCGACCGCGACCTGCATGAGCGACCGGCCCTCGTCCACCGGCGCCTCATGTTTCACGCCGTCGTAGGAAACAAAGGTGACTACACCCATTGGCTTGACTCCTCACGATCGAAAACGTGATGAAAAGTCTTGTGACCCTGGGGAGCGTGTGGCTATGGTCACCTCAGTCAGAATGTTGTGATTTCGGCTCAAGGGATGCATTCGATGCGTGTGGACGAACCCGGCGTCCCGCCTCTCGCCTTCACGCAGATGCTCAACAGCTCCGTAATCGACCGTGAAGCTGCCGCCCGGTTCCGCACGGTGATGGCGCGGGAAGGGACCGACGAGACCGCACTTCTCGCCCGGGACCAGCAGGCACCAGTGCGCTGGTTCCGCGAGGTGTACCCGGACCTGGACACTGCCGAGGCGACCCAGTTGGGTTTCGCCTTTGCCGAGCACTCCCAACTGACCTCCTTCGGGCCGTTGAGCGTGCCGCTGGTGAGCGCAGGCTCGGTCGCAGAAATCGTTGAACTGCTCGCCTTTCTGCCCTTGATCTCCACCGCCCTGCACCCCCAGTTCCACCCGAGCGAACACGGACTCAGCATTGGGCTCACCGGACACACCCGCGACCCGGACTTGGACTGCCTCGTCGTTGCCTATGGCGGGTCCACGGTGCTGCGCCTGCTGGACCTGCTCGCAGGGGCCCTGCCCTCGGTCACGCTGTACCTGGAGTGGCCAGCGCCGGCGTCTGCGGCGGAGTGGGAGCAGTCTCGAGGTGGGCGCGTGGTCTTCGACGCGCCCACCTCGTACGTGCAGGTCCCTCAGGACGCGCTCGAGGAGGTGTGCCGCTTCGCGGACCCTGTTGCCTACCGCGTCGCGATCGCGGACCTCCGCTCAGCGCTGAAGCGGCGCCACGGCACGATCTCCTTCGCAGAGCGCGTGCGGCTCCTGCTCGAGGACGACCCCGGACAGGCTCACAGCGCCCGCGTTGCTGACAAGCTCTCGGTCTCGACCAGCACCCTGAAGAGAAGACTCGCCGAGGAGGGCACGACCTTCCGTGACGTCCGCGAGTCCTGGCTGCGCGAACAGGCGATCGCACGCCTGCTCGACCCGACCACAACGATCAGCCAAGTGGCCGCGGATCTCGCGTACAGCGATCTCAGCAACTTCTCACATGCGTTCAAGCGATGGACCGGGCTGTCCCCGAGGGAGTTTCGACACACGACGGGCCGCCCGCCGGACGACTTGTCACGCGCGTCCCCCGGGTCGGCCACGGCGCACACACAACGCTCGACCGACCGAACATCGTCATGAGCGTCTTCCCCGCTCGCGCTCGACACCTACCGGCCCTTGACACCGCGCCGGACTCGACCCCCCTGACGAATGAACTCGTCGCAGTCGCCAGACCGTCGTTCGTTACCAAGCGTGTGGCACAAATGGTCGAAAGTCCTCGACGTTTTGCGCAGGTCAGCATGGGTCACTCAGTGAG
The genomic region above belongs to Nocardioides coralli and contains:
- a CDS encoding 2Fe-2S iron-sulfur cluster-binding protein, which produces MGVVTFVSYDGVKHEAPVDEGRSLMQVAVDNMVPGIDGDCGGEAACGTCHVIVDPQWSEVVGLSGPVEEEMLSMNPERQPTSRLSCQMAVSQEWDGLVVQLPEFQM
- a CDS encoding helix-turn-helix domain-containing protein — its product is MRVDEPGVPPLAFTQMLNSSVIDREAAARFRTVMAREGTDETALLARDQQAPVRWFREVYPDLDTAEATQLGFAFAEHSQLTSFGPLSVPLVSAGSVAEIVELLAFLPLISTALHPQFHPSEHGLSIGLTGHTRDPDLDCLVVAYGGSTVLRLLDLLAGALPSVTLYLEWPAPASAAEWEQSRGGRVVFDAPTSYVQVPQDALEEVCRFADPVAYRVAIADLRSALKRRHGTISFAERVRLLLEDDPGQAHSARVADKLSVSTSTLKRRLAEEGTTFRDVRESWLREQAIARLLDPTTTISQVAADLAYSDLSNFSHAFKRWTGLSPREFRHTTGRPPDDLSRASPGSATAHTQRSTDRTSS